TTGGATCAGCATCAACATCGAGAGTGATCTGCACGAAAACAATACCAAATTTGTAAATTGTGTAAACTCGGTGCTTATGCTCCTAGAGGGACCCTGCACAAGTCATAACATATTGATATAGAATGCTTACTTCGTCGAGCCTTGGAAGAGGGTGCATAACCACAGCATGTCTCTGCATCACCTTGAGAATATTCTGATTCACAATATATTTGCCTCTAGCTTTTTCATAAAGGTCAAGTCTTTCTCCAAATCTTTCTTTTTGAATACGAGTTTGATAAACCACGTCACACTCTGACGAAACTTCCACTAAATCAGAACTTTCTTTCCAATCCACTCCTTTTGATGTCAAGTAGTCTTTTATATCATCCTATACGTGTAAATATCATAAGTGACATACCAAGGTTGTGCTTTATAGCGACACAAATGGCAAGATTCAAAATGACAATATATATCTGCCGAGATACATTGTGATCGTAATCCCAAATCCATTTTCTAACTACCAGTTATTATAAATCTCAAACATACactatgagtaaaaataagaatgTTCAACCATTACCTTCATTTTTACCACATCAGGggagacaaaataaattttcacaTCCTTGTACTTTGCAAGCAAGTAGGCCAATGAACGAACCGTCCTCCCATTAGCTAGGTCTCCCACAAGCCCAACTTTTATACCATCAAGCTTTCCAATCTCTCTTTCAATGGTATAGACATCCAAAAGTGCCTGAGTAGAGTGATTGAAATAGTAGCTAAGCTTTGAACTCACATTATTATAGTTGTATTTCAATTACAGACTATCACAAAACTAGACCTTGAACCTGCCTCAAGAAGTCTTATACAGCATTTGAAAgataacaaagaaaaagtttctttttaaaaaaatgaacacaGAATCTGTTGAAGCATGAAAGTGCTTAATAACACATGCAAATGGGAAGATTATATATAGTTCACAATAGGCTAAAGTCAGGGTCTACAAAAGAACGAGTTCAAGCTAACACACTCTAAAGTTTTTGCTAGACCTTGGTCAAATGTTTGTGTTGATCATAATTAATAGTTTATCAACGTGGATGTTAGTGAGAGGTGAAACATAGCAGAAACAAAAACTCATGTTCTGTCTTTTAATATTTGAATGTCATGGAACTCTATTTTGATCATCATCATGTTTGatgcttttaaaattttcatcaaattttgGGTGGCCTTTATACTTTTCAAAATCCGGAATGCATATACTTTTTCACAATCATTTAtgttaaaccaaaaaaacaaaatgcatcCATGATACAAACTAGAAGGATTGAAAAATGGACTAGCAGTGAGAGATAATTTCCCCAACATAATATAATCCAAAACACAGGTACTTTGGTTGCAACAGAATCCAACATGGAAACATGCATACCTGGCTCGGATGTTGTCCAGGACCATCCCCAGCATTGACTATTGGAACACTAGCTATAGCTGCAGCTCTTCTGGCAGCACCACTTTCAAAGTGTCGAAGCACAATTAAGTCAGAGTAACCCTCAACTGTTCTTATTGTATCTGCAGGTAAAACACcataaaaatccataaagaaAGAAATCcacattaaaattgaaattaaaaaggAAACCGAAGGTATTCAATCAAAACCTTCAAGCGTCTCTCCTTTAGCCGCAGACGAAAATTCTCTAGCATTTTCAGTTGTTAAAACCTCTCCACCTAATCTTCTCATGGCAGACTCGAATGAAAGTCTAGTTCTAGTAGAGGGCTCATAAAATAAGGTAGCCATAAGATAACCCTTTAAAATCTGGCTTTCAGGAGAATTCCTTTCAATATTCTCCATATCTCGTGCAACTTCAAAAATGGCATTGAGAATATCTCTATCAAACTGTTGAGCATCAAGAACATCATCAAGTTGAAATTTATGCCCCTCTGAAAAACAATGGATTCCATCTCTTTGCcagttttttttcattttgtcacATTTTGACAAATTGTTCATGCATAAAAATCTTGAAATAGGATAGCATGTTGATTTTAAATAACTAGGTTCCTTATAGGAGATTTTGCTATGACAGCGTACAACATCTTTAGGGCATTTTGATATCGTTGGAGCAAGCACATCCATGTGCGTTGAGCAGGAGAAAAGTGAAGATGAAGCAGCCATTGCAGAAGAAACTGACCCTAAAAAAGCAAAGAGGTTATTAGTTGGCTAAACAGATATTGTTTTCAAACCATCCTTCAAAGTAAAACAACAAAGCATTCAAGTAAAGGATCACATAAAATTGTCTCTGCATCGGAGGTTTCTATCGTTGAAAAATTTGGCGGCTTTTTCTCGTAATAGCTCATAAGAAACAAAACACACATGATCATTTCCCCCAATTCTAAAACAACGAAGATACTCGAGCACTCTAGATTTTCAAACCATTTTGTCATATCCTGATATGAACAATACGAACTTATTGGAATCCCGACCATTAGTGTCAGGACAGTCATAACACAATTACAGATACTAGACTATTTCAACCACCCTACATACTAGTTTGTAAAATTCTGCTTTGAACTTGAAACTTAATCACTAATAATTAGTCATGACAAAATTTAAAGATATCAGGCAGCCATTTGAAGATCCCAAACCCTTGATCACAAAATTATCCCAGACGAAACTATTATTCCTAGTGTCAAAATTGGATTGATCTTTAAACAATAAACCAGAATTCaaacacaaaaacaacaaatggaAATGAGAGACAACAATAAGAACTCAATGCACCTTTGCACCACCTGCTCATGAAATATatcaaaaacaaatattcagaCTTTAACTGCAACCTTTACAGCATTATCTTAAGTGTCCAAGCTCAGTAGCGCCAATACTTTTGATCGAAGGTGTGTCCCAGTATCCAAGACGTGTCAATGTCCGACACCAACAAAACACTGACGCACTTGATTACACTCAAATATGTCgttttctcaaaattttatcCGGTGTCGGTGTTTGTGTTTCATAGTCTGGAAgtctatgaagcatggacatagacacgtcgacaccaataataatcCGAGCAAATTACATAATTCAgtataattataagtgtcggtgtccaacaccgacacatgtccgacaccgggacacgTCTAATCTGAAGAGTGTCCGTGCTTCCCAGGTGGAAGTATTCTACATGGATGACCCATCATCTATGTAAGGAGACCAATGAAACACATAAAAAGAAGTCCACAAAAAAAATACCCACATgcaaaaattcaatatttacaCCTCTATGGACAAAATAATAACAAGCTATATTATATTCTTATATACACATGAAGGATAGACAACAAGCTTGAAGGAAAAAGATACTGTACATAGACACCTATATATACCTGTGTTTAAATGGCAGTGCAGTTACCTCTGGACTACAAAGCTGGTGAAATTGAGAATAGAAGAAGATCTTTTCATTTCAGTGAATCTCACAATTTTGATCAGAGTTAGAAATATAATCCGGATCTTCCTTAGTACACGGCGCAATCATACTTTGCACCTTAATCAAAAGCAAAAAgcaaatcaattttttgaaggactagggagaaaaaattatgtttataccCTTACTAGAAActcaaatttacaaaaataccATCTTTATGACTTGATCCTTCCCTCTTCTTTTTCACGCGAAACCCTTTCCTTTGTTCTCTCTGCTGACTCACCGCCGTTCGCCCATCCACCGCCGGCCATCTCCGGACACATCCGTAAAACTGTTATAATCATAATGCCACTGCCGATGCGAATTCGATTGCCACTACTCCATTACTCCACAACAACAACTCTTCGCCTTTCATCCTCTTCACTCGCTCTGCCATTTTTGCACCAACGACGAAGTTTCTCTTATGTCTCCAGTGATGATTCCGACCTTGAATCCGACTCTACTCACTCTCAACGAAAATTCATCAGCAACACACCTTTGGCAAATCCGAACAATAAGGTATTACTTTACATTGCATAACATAAAaattctttagtaaaaaaaataattttttttttgttaatcagtgtcaatttttcttttgcagTGCTTAACAAAAGCCCCAACGTTGGATGAATCGCTTAGTCTCTTCTACAAGCTTGACCCATCTTCCAAAAGTGCACGAATTTGCAACCCACTGTTGAAGAGTTTGCTCAAATTGGGTCGTACTGATGATGCCCGCCACCTGCTCGATCAAATGCTTCAACCGGATTCTAAGTTTCCTCCTGATGATTTCACTGGTGAAATTGTTTTTGGTGACTTGGTGAAGAGGGACCGCCCCGGAAATGGCCTTGCTGATGAGGAAATTGTTGGGTTGGTTACTAAGCTTGGTGAACGTGGAGTTTTTCCTGATACGTTTAAGCTTACTCAGTTGATATCCAAACTGTGTGGGAACCGGAAGAACGGTCTAGCGTGGGATATTTTGCATAATGTGATGAAATTGGGTGGTGCAGTTGAAGCTGCATCTTGCAATGCTTTGTTAACAGGGCTGGGAAGGGAAAGAGAAATTAAGAAGATGAATAAACTGTTGGCAGAGATGgaagaaaagaagatacatcCCAGTGTCGTAACTTTTGGGAttcttattaataatttgtGCAAGGCTAGGAGGATCAATGATGCGCTGGTGGTGTTTGATAAACTGAGAGGTAAGGGAGAAAAGAGTTGGATTGGTGTTGAACCTGATGTGGTTTTGTATAACACTTTGATTAATGGACTTTGTAAAGTTGGGAGGGAAGAAGATGGTTTGAGTTTGTTGGAAGAGATGAAAACTGATATGAAAAATAAGCCAAACGCTGTTACATATAATTGCTTGATTGATGGGTTCTGCAAAATTGGCAACATTGATAAAGCACGTGAGCTATTCGGTCTGATGAAAGAGGAACAAGTACAGCCAAATGTGGTCACCCTTAATACATTGGTTGATGGTATGTGCAAAACTGGAAAGGTCTATAGTGCAGTTGAGTTTTTCAATGAGATGAAAGGCAAGGGCCTGAAAGGAAATGCTGTTACTTACACTGCGCTGATATCTGCCTTCTGTGGTGTGAACAATATTGATAAAGCCATGCAATATTTTGATGAGATGTTGAGTTCTGGATGCTCACCTGATGCAATTGTTTACTATAGTTTGATATCTGGTTTAAGCATTGCTGGAAGGATGGATGATGCCAGTGTTGTTGTGTCACAATTGAAACGGGCTGGGTTTGGTCTTGATAGAGAATGCTACAATGTTCTCATCAGTGGATTCTGCAAGAAGAAGAAGCTGGAACGAGTTTATGAAATGCTCAACGAAATGGAAAAAACTGGAGTTAAGCCTGATATTGTCACCTATAACACTTTAGTTTCTTATCTTGGCAAAGCTGGAGATTTTGCAAGTGCTACTAAGGTGATGAAAAAGATGATTAAAGAGGGTCTTAAGCCCTCTGTTGTCACATATGGGGCAGTTATACATGCATATTGTTTAAAGAAGAATGTTGATGAGGCCATGAAGATTTTTGAGGAAATGTGCTCTACATCTATGGTTCCTCCCAACACTGTGATATACAACATTTTAATAGACGCTCTGTGCAAAAATAACAATGTTGAAAGGGCTGTTTCTTTGATGGGTGACATGAAAGTAAAGGGGGTTCGGCCTAATACAACCACATATAATGCTGTTCTGAAGGGGGTTCGGGATAAGAGAATGCTGGACAAAGGATTTGAACTTATGGACAGAATGGTGGAAGATGCTTGCAGTCCTGACTATGTAACCATGGAGATTCTTACTGAATGGCTTTCTGCTATTGGTGAAATAGAAAAACTGAAACTTTTTGTCGAAGGATATCGGGTTTCCTCTAATCCATCATCACTTCAAACTTAAATATGTTAGTAGTAGGTTTGAACTAAGTCAAAATGATTAGCTTTTAATTGTCAAAGCTCcaaatttttgtattatttttagcTCATTTTGAAACCATTATAGTTGAATCAAAACATGAATTGTACatgtaaatttataatttatgccTGTTTAATTTATTGTCGTCGTGATTTTGTTACATTTTCAAGTAGGTTTTAAATGGAGGAGTACTCCTAGAATAAATTCATGGTTGGCAGCCTGAGATTattaattgttatttattgGTCATTGTGTAGTATGTACTGCTGCTATACACAGGTAGATATTGATTGAAGATAATTTGCATAAGACGTCAACTGATTCTTAAGGGTATGTTAGTACTGGATTTTATTCTGCATCATGGTCAGATTCTATCTTAGATATGCTAcctgtgagtttttttttatgtgtgcTTGTGTAAATAATGATAATGGGATATCATATATACTTTTAGATTTAATAGAAAGCTTATCTGTGGTTAAAGTAGAACTATGTTGTGTGTGGTTAAATGCAGTGTATGGGAAAGTATGCAACACATGATACCTTCCGCCTAAACCACTGAAGGTGGAAAGGTAAGCTCTGAATGTCAATTACTTAACAATGGCGACGATGGAAAAATGTTTTTACTGTCTGTGGAGGCATTTGGCTTGATTTTCATTTGCGTTAATGCTCTTTACCACTTAGTGCATCATAAGATACTGAAAACCATGCTCAATAACACACAACGCTATCATGTGTAAGAGCATTAACGCAAATGAAAATCAAGCCAAATGCCTCCACAGACAGTAAAAACATTACGACTGTCGCATGTCAATTCGATACAAAACTGAACCCAATCAATACAAATTCATGTGTATCTATTTTAGACATGGATCTCAACATGAATCCCATTTCATTCTAATGATTTCCAATCTGAATTTTTGTCAACTTTGtatagcaattttttttttcttccagtTATGTCTTGGTTCTTGATGCTGCCCCGGGAAGGAAATTCATCATTCAGGTGGCCTATGTTCTCTCGTAAAGGATTGCAGTGAGTGGTTTTGTTGTGTAGCAAGGTAGCTCTGATGCTTTGGGCAGTTTGGGAGGATCTCTTTTGAATTGCGGGGTGCTTTGCAAGCTTTTGTTATGTCATCCAGTGTGAGGTGTTTTTTTTggctattattataaattgttgTTTTGGTATACGAGCTTAGGTCCCTTCTAATTGCAATTCCTGAGCTTAGAATTTTTGGTTTGTATCTCAGCAACATTGTAATTCTTATTCTATATCTTGCACATCTTCTTGTGCTTGGTTTAGAAGTTTTTAATCCTTATTCTATACCTTTTAAAAGCAACGTTTTCTTCTTCGTTTAATTTTTGACTtgaatcataaaaattattaattttataaaaattcaattttatcttCTACCTCTTGACAGAGGATTTACAGCAATAGAAAACtcaacataaaatttaaaaacgcctaaaaaaatatattaattgcttgaaaatttcaaacaaataaattatgcCTATCAAATACTTTATCACCACCCATTGCCTCCATTAagattgaccaaaaaaaaaaatagaggttgaagatgaagttCTTGTTTGTATTATTTCTCTACCATTGTTAACCAAACACCATCATCTTTATTTTGAGCTTGAAGAAATTTAGTGATTAAATTTGAGAACAAATAGGCGTTTCATGTTTTTGAGCAGTTTGtgaatggtaaaaaaaattatattcaaattttaaaatcaatcaaaTTGCTCCATGAATATGTAGCTCACACGTTAGCACCCTTAACGACCTAAGTTGACGGAGTGACTAATTTGATATAAATTTCACAAATTTAAGGacattttatctattttaaaaaaatcataaacaaatttaattgatGAGTGAAAATTCAAAGACGAATTTTGCTTATTTACTTTGTCAATGTGtatgtataaataaaaatttattttaaaagagaACATAGTATAGTATTTACTAATATTTAATTGCAGTTTTAGTgctctatttatttttacaatttcattgttttttggaataaagaaaacaaaatggtttgatattttgacaCCACAAGTgaaggaaaataaaacaaacattattttacaatttatattattattgttattattattattattattattattattattattattatatattatatttttgataTATGTAAGAAAGTAAGAGTTGCAAaatgtgttttgttttattttattatgacaCAAGTGAGGGAAGAAAAAGCTTAGAAGCAGGGCTCTCAAGTTtcataattgtttgattttgaccCTTTAATTTTCAATTGTGCGATTATAATCACCataagtttcaaattttttcgATTTTAGCCTCCAAACTtgaattgctcgattttggcctcCCAAGTTCACCTTATTTTGCATTTACTAGCCCCgttgattttttttgactaaaaattgatTATGCGGCATCTTAAAACTATTTGTTTTAAAACATGTATTaaattgcgtaaaaaaaatgtattaaatttattttaataaaggtttactaatttttgttttaaaattataaaaataatagtttataatttttttgaaatagtttaaaaaatagttcataaaaataaattgtaaacttctaccaaaaaaaaaattgtaaactatttttttatagcaaaataaaataaagtgataAAATGAGGTTTTGAGTTAGGGATGCAAAACCTGCTGCGTGGTTAGTTACTGCACCTCACTTCACCATGCCACCGCCGGTGATGCGAATTCGAATGCCGATGCCCACCGTATTACCACCATACTCCGCCGGCATCTTCTCCAGAATCGCCACTCATCGTCATTTCCTCACTTCCACATCCCTAacatcaccaccaccaacaaccaCAATCCGTCGCCTTCCATCCTCCTTTCCCGCCGCCTTCTACCACAGATACGGTGGTGCTCCTCTCAGACATAGGACCTTTGCTCTTCCGCTTTTTTACCAACAAACTTCCACTTATGGTCGTTTTGCCTTCCACGACGTTTCCAGTGATGATGATTCCGACCTTCAATTCGCTAATTCTTCTCACTCTCAACCTCGCTCCCAAAAAGAATTGGTATATTTGCACGCCACTCTTATTCATTTTCTACTTTTCGTTTCCTTTTTACATTCCTATCACTATCAACTACATAACTGTTACTTAGGTTCTTAGTTAATTATACTTTTACACtgtttgtttggataaacaacttattttgcATCGTCTTATGGCATAGGCAAGTATGAATGAGTTATTTACGGCTTgttagattgacttatttgaacttatatactgacataagttttgtgagactgtttgggagaatTTATGGAAACAGTTTATGATAACTTTCATAAGTTTATACcggcttattttcataagtttttcaatataggttttgtttttttaggcaAAGTGGAGTAGCATTAGGCTACTATCATCAAAatagatatataaaaaagatcatatactccctccggtccttaatataagaaaagttcactttttagatacattgaaatattaatgtatctggactatatcatagactagatacattaatatttcaatgtatctaaaaaattaacttcttcctatattaaggactagagggagtacaCAAGAAGAGGGGATTAGACTAAAACCCTCTTAAAAAGATACAAATATAAAGCAAGGCATGCCAAGCTTGTTCAAAGCAAAACTAGGACTCAAAACTGAGGGAAGTTGATTCCAATAAAAGGGGTAGCGGCGCAACTTGTTGCCCGTTTGCCTTtcattcaagtgtaattatcttacgtatatataaaatataattaagtccaaacaaaaaaataagtgAAAGAACTAAGAGAAAGTGCCATATTTGCTAGTCTATCCGCACACACATTAGTTTCTCGAAAAATGAGAATCGCCGAGAAATTGATGGACCTTAACTTCACATGAGAGTTAGACCAATGATTTCTTAAAGACCAAGGAATCATAAAATGGGTTTTGAAAATGAGAGTTAGACCAAGGAAGAATATAGGTTATGAAAACAGCTCGTAGCTTATATaaaacaatttatctttattttatcttttgctgtAAAAATAGCTTAGGTAAGCTTAGTGATTATTGTGGTATAAGTTGCAAATAAGCTGTTTATTCAAACAGACCTAATTGTATAatctataagctgttttcataaacaactttggagaacttatgaaataagctgaaaaaactGCTTCTCAACATGTCAtgagctgttttcataagtaggggtttgtttggattggcttatttgagttTAACCACTGACATGGGAAGTTTTTATGAGTATGTCTGCGAGAACTtgtaaaaacagcttatgacatttttcataagcttttttgagctcattttcataagttttcgaAGATATGTTATAAAAACGGCTTACAACATAGCatttacaaaaacaattatattttattttttactattgaaataacttatgcaaGTTTATACGTAAGCGCTTATCAAATAAGCGCTTGTGCTATAAGCTGCTTAAGCGCTTTTGCTATAAGCTGCCAaaaagctgtttatccaaacagggcctaGTTCTCCAAGATAGTGTTACAAGTGTGGCTTATGCTAGTAAGTAAACTAAGAAAAGCCAATCGGAACAGGCCCCTAGAAGTagattgaattgaataaaaCTTTGCCAGACGCAGCACGCTTGCTCAATTTTTGAATGAATTCTATTAATACTTATTATCCTGAGTGATTTTGCTTATTAGGGCGATTCGACTCTCGAAAACATTGATTCTTGGAGATGGAAACTCACCATGCTTCTTCGCAATAAAGGCGAGCAAGAAGTTGTGTCCAATGAGAAAAAGGACCGTCGTGATTTTCTGCAACTTGAAACTTTAGCTACCAGGATGGGTTTATATAGGTATGTATGTTCACTTCTGCATCAATTCATTCACATTTTCTCTTgcgttttattttatttttcagtcttgtgaatatatattttttactttggcAGTCGACAGTATGCAAGAGTTGTTGTCTTTAGCAAGGTGCCTTTGCCAAATTACCGCCCTGATCTCGATGATAAGCGTCCACTCAGAGAGGTATTACTTTGCATAAAAGATTTCATTTCTGTTATTTTAATTCTTGTGTATAAAGGAAAAGAATCAGCCTCCTTTTCTTTGAATCTTGGCAAAGAATTTTAATGCATGAACTGGGTTAACTAAATGAATTTGATGGACCTGTAAAGTTTGGGTGAAGGAAAACACTTTTAGGGGATACCTTATCTGAATTACAATTGGAGTTGCAACCCTAGAACTGTAATTAGTTCAGTTCAACtctaattttattgtttgatgtCATCAATGACACATGTGAAGGAGACTTTGTTGTAGTTAC
This portion of the Trifolium pratense cultivar HEN17-A07 linkage group LG3, ARS_RC_1.1, whole genome shotgun sequence genome encodes:
- the LOC123918754 gene encoding pentatricopeptide repeat-containing protein At3g61520, mitochondrial-like, whose product is MPLPMRIRLPLLHYSTTTTLRLSSSSLALPFLHQRRSFSYVSSDDSDLESDSTHSQRKFISNTPLANPNNKCLTKAPTLDESLSLFYKLDPSSKSARICNPLLKSLLKLGRTDDARHLLDQMLQPDSKFPPDDFTGEIVFGDLVKRDRPGNGLADEEIVGLVTKLGERGVFPDTFKLTQLISKLCGNRKNGLAWDILHNVMKLGGAVEAASCNALLTGLGREREIKKMNKLLAEMEEKKIHPSVVTFGILINNLCKARRINDALVVFDKLRGKGEKSWIGVEPDVVLYNTLINGLCKVGREEDGLSLLEEMKTDMKNKPNAVTYNCLIDGFCKIGNIDKARELFGLMKEEQVQPNVVTLNTLVDGMCKTGKVYSAVEFFNEMKGKGLKGNAVTYTALISAFCGVNNIDKAMQYFDEMLSSGCSPDAIVYYSLISGLSIAGRMDDASVVVSQLKRAGFGLDRECYNVLISGFCKKKKLERVYEMLNEMEKTGVKPDIVTYNTLVSYLGKAGDFASATKVMKKMIKEGLKPSVVTYGAVIHAYCLKKNVDEAMKIFEEMCSTSMVPPNTVIYNILIDALCKNNNVERAVSLMGDMKVKGVRPNTTTYNAVLKGVRDKRMLDKGFELMDRMVEDACSPDYVTMEILTEWLSAIGEIEKLKLFVEGYRVSSNPSSLQT
- the LOC123918762 gene encoding aspartate carbamoyltransferase 3, chloroplastic isoform X1; its protein translation is MSRWCKGSVSSAMAASSSLFSCSTHMDVLAPTISKCPKDVVRCHSKISYKEPSYLKSTCYPISRFLCMNNLSKCDKMKKNWQRDGIHCFSEGHKFQLDDVLDAQQFDRDILNAIFEVARDMENIERNSPESQILKGYLMATLFYEPSTRTRLSFESAMRRLGGEVLTTENAREFSSAAKGETLEDTIRTVEGYSDLIVLRHFESGAARRAAAIASVPIVNAGDGPGQHPSQALLDVYTIEREIGKLDGIKVGLVGDLANGRTVRSLAYLLAKYKDVKIYFVSPDVVKMKDDIKDYLTSKGVDWKESSDLVEVSSECDVVYQTRIQKERFGERLDLYEKARGKYIVNQNILKVMQRHAVVMHPLPRLDEITLDVDADPRAAYFRQAKYGLYIRMALLKLLLVGW
- the LOC123918762 gene encoding aspartate carbamoyltransferase 3, chloroplastic isoform X3; the encoded protein is MAASSSLFSCSTHMDVLAPTISKCPKDVVRCHSKISYKEPSYLKSTCYPISRFLCMNNLSKCDKMKKNWQRDGIHCFSEGHKFQLDDVLDAQQFDRDILNAIFEVARDMENIERNSPESQILKGYLMATLFYEPSTRTRLSFESAMRRLGGEVLTTENAREFSSAAKGETLEDTIRTVEGYSDLIVLRHFESGAARRAAAIASVPIVNAGDGPGQHPSQALLDVYTIEREIGKLDGIKVGLVGDLANGRTVRSLAYLLAKYKDVKIYFVSPDVVKMKDDIKDYLTSKGVDWKESSDLVEVSSECDVVYQTRIQKERFGERLDLYEKARGKYIVNQNILKVMQRHAVVMHPLPRLDEITLDVDADPRAAYFRQAKYGLYIRMALLKLLLVGW
- the LOC123918762 gene encoding aspartate carbamoyltransferase 3, chloroplastic isoform X2, which encodes MSRWCKVSSAMAASSSLFSCSTHMDVLAPTISKCPKDVVRCHSKISYKEPSYLKSTCYPISRFLCMNNLSKCDKMKKNWQRDGIHCFSEGHKFQLDDVLDAQQFDRDILNAIFEVARDMENIERNSPESQILKGYLMATLFYEPSTRTRLSFESAMRRLGGEVLTTENAREFSSAAKGETLEDTIRTVEGYSDLIVLRHFESGAARRAAAIASVPIVNAGDGPGQHPSQALLDVYTIEREIGKLDGIKVGLVGDLANGRTVRSLAYLLAKYKDVKIYFVSPDVVKMKDDIKDYLTSKGVDWKESSDLVEVSSECDVVYQTRIQKERFGERLDLYEKARGKYIVNQNILKVMQRHAVVMHPLPRLDEITLDVDADPRAAYFRQAKYGLYIRMALLKLLLVGW